The following are from one region of the Salvia hispanica cultivar TCC Black 2014 chromosome 1, UniMelb_Shisp_WGS_1.0, whole genome shotgun sequence genome:
- the LOC125200566 gene encoding histone H4 — translation MSGRGKGGKGLGKGGAKRHRKVLRDNIQGITKPAIRRLARRGGVKRISGLIYEETRGVLKIFLENVIRDAVTYTEHARRKTVTAMDVVYALKRQGRTLYGFGG, via the coding sequence ATGTCCGGGCGCGGCAAGGGCGGCAAGGGGCTGGGCAAGGGCGGAGCGAAGCGGCACCGCAAAGTGCTTCGCGACAACATCCAGGGGATCACGAAGCCGGCGATCCGGCGCCTGGCGAGGAGAGGCGGCGTGAAGCGGATCAGCGGCCTCATCTACGAGGAGACCAGAGGAGTCCTCAAGATATTTCTGGAGAACGTCATCAGAGACGCGGTGACGTACACCGAGCACGCTAGGAGGAAGACTGTCACTGCGATGGATGTCGTCTACGCTCTGAAGAGGCAGGGCCGCACGCTCTACGGCTTCGGCGGCTGA
- the LOC125200552 gene encoding cation/H(+) antiporter 15-like isoform X1, translating into MGSILFPARSMLTLETVAVFGIMFFLFAIGVRTDTRMMVRPERQAVVLGFTAIFVTLVFSLWLTIFLATHVAMDKSLAKALPFFGAAQCLTAFANVSCLLIELKMASSDLGRIASSTAMFTDLVGMCLFITMAGVLQSAFDVKKSVQALGSAFLFVSIMVLIIRPQILKLVKKIPAGKPLGHNYVFTCFTCILIVGLITEVIGQHFMLGPLVLGFITPDGPPLGAPMISKLDLPIGKFLYPTFLTTSGIKTNIFSINLRSFAILAFVITSCCITKILAIVIASRFCNIGLQDSVVVGLVLNARGISELLMFNLWRDGGILTDQEFALSVISVVGVMAVITPLIRLLYDPARRIMPTKRRTIQHSKREAGLRILLCIHNQDNVPTMVNLLEASHATEMSPIGVVAVVLEEVVGRITGMLVSHQTTRSLDPNNARSNQIVSALRQYELYNQTCVTIQPFSIVSPLQTVHDDIFRVAMDESATVIILPFHKHWEIDGSIGSINKCVQSMNVKVLEHAPCSVGILVDRGVLTGQLSILSSQFTYRVAVIYIGGADDAESLWYGARIAGHDNATLTVIRYLLYGCDSARERKHDNSLIDEVRQQNIENQDFVYQEQVVKDGVGLASSLRALENCFDLLIVGRNHQSQILLGLGEWSECPELGVVGDILAAPDFGSTASVLVL; encoded by the exons ATGGGGTCCATCCTGTTCCCGGCCAGAAGCATGCTCACGCTCGAGACCGTGGCCGTGTTCGGCATCATGTTCTTCCTCTTCGCCATCGGGGTGCGCACCGACACGAGGATGATGGTCAGGCCGGAGAGGCAGGCCGTGGTGCTCGGCTTCACGGCCATCTTCGTGACGCTCGTGTTCTCGCTGTGGCTGACGATCTTCCTCGCCACCCACGTCGCCATGGACAAGTCACTCGCCAAGGCCCTCCCCTTCTTCGGGGCCGCCCAGTGCCTCACCGCCTTCGCCAACGTCTCGTGCCTCCTCATCGAGCTCAAGATGGCCAGCTCCGACCTCGGCCGCATCGCTAGCTCCACGGCCATGTTCACCGACCTCGTCGGGATGTGCCTCTTCATCACCATGGCGGGCGTGCTCCAATCCGCCTTCGATGTCAAGAAATCGGTCCAAGCGCTCGGATCGGCCTTCCTCTTCGTCAGCATAATGGTTCTCATCATTAGGCCTCAGATTCTCAAGTTAGTGAAGAAAATCCCCGCAGGGAAGCCATTGGGGCATAACTATGTCTTCACTTGTTTCACTTGCATTCTCATTGTTGGACTCATCACTGAGGTGATCGGGCAGCACTTCATGCTGGGGCCCCTCGTGCTCGGCTTCATCACCCCGGACGGGCCTCCTTTAGGCGCCCCGATGATCTCGAAGCTCGACCTTCCCATCGGGAAGTTCCTCTACCCGACCTTCCTGACCACAAGTGGCATCAAGACAAACATCTTCAGCATCAATCTCCGGAGCTTTGCAATCTTGGCATTTGTCATCACTTCCTGCTGCATCACTAAAATTCTGGCCATCGTGATCGCCTCCAGATTCTGTAACATCGGCCTACAAGACTCCGTCGTCGTCGGCCTCGTATTGAACGCGAGGGGCATCTCCGAGCTCCTCATGTTCAATCTGTGGCGCGACGGCGGGATCCTCACGGATCAGGAGTTCGCCCTCAGCGTGATCTCCGTCGTCGGCGTGATGGCGGTGATCACGCCGCTGATCCGGCTTCTCTATGACCCGGCCCGGCGGATCATGCCCACGAAGCGGAGGACTATCCAGCACTCGAAGCGCGAGGCCGGGCTGCGGATCTTGCTCTGCATCCACAACCAGGATAACGTCCCGACGATGGTCAACCTCCTCGAGGCCTCCCACGCGACCGAGATGAGCCCGATAGGGGTCGTCGCGGTGGTCCTCGAGGAGGTCGTGGGCCGGATCACCGGGATGCTGGTCTCGCACCAGACGACGCGCTCGCTCGACCCGAACAACGCGAGGTCGAACCAGATCGTGAGCGCGCTCCGCCAGTACGAGCTCTACAACCAGACGTGCGTGACCATCCAGCCCTTCAGCATCGTGTCGCCGCTGCAGACGGTGCACGACGACATCTTCCGGGTGGCGATGGACGAGAGCGCGACGGTGATCATCCTCCCCTTCCACAAGCACTGGGAGATCGACGGGTCCATCGGGTCCATCAACAAGTGCGTGCAGAGCATGAACGTGAAGGTGCTCGAGCACGCGCCCTGCTCCGTGGGGATCCTCGTCGACCGGGGGGTCCTCACGGGGCAGCTCTCCATCCTCAGCAGCCAGTTCACGTACCGCGTGGCGGTCATCTACATCGGCGGGGCCGACGACGCCGAGTCCCTCTGGTACGGCGCCCGGATCGCGGGGCACGACAACGCGACGCTGACCGTGATCCGGTACCTCCTCTACGGCTGCGACTCGGCCCGCGAGCGGAAGCACGACAACTCCCTGATCGACGAGGTGAGGCAACAGAACATCGAGAACCAGGACTTCGTTTATCAGGAGCAGGTGGTGAAGGATGGAGTGGGGCTGGCCTCATCCCTCAGGGCGCTCGAGAACTGCTTCGACTTGTTGATCGTGGGGAGGAACCACCAGTCCCAGATACTGCTGGGCCTCGGGGAGTGGAGCGAGTGCCCCGAGCTCGGTGTCGTTGGGGACATACTCGCGGCGCCGGACTTCGGGAGCACGGCATCCGTGCTGGTG CTGTAG
- the LOC125200552 gene encoding cation/H(+) antiporter 15-like isoform X2 — MEPTMAGNIAEGNRNIVCQYKDNVATFGIWITRNPLNFSLPLILLQLAAISLASLLIEIFLRPLGQSSIVAQILGGILFGPSVLGHDGIMGSILFPARSMLTLETVAVFGIMFFLFAIGVRTDTRMMVRPERQAVVLGFTAIFVTLVFSLWLTIFLATHVAMDKSLAKALPFFGAAQCLTAFANVSCLLIELKMASSDLGRIASSTAMFTDLVGMCLFITMAGVLQSAFDVKKSVQALGSAFLFVSIMVLIIRPQILKLVKKIPAGKPLGHNYVFTCFTCILIVGLITEVIGQHFMLGPLVLGFITPDGPPLGAPMISKLDLPIGKFLYPTFLTTSGIKTNIFSINLRSFAILAFVITSCCITKILAIVIASRFCNIGLQDSVVVGLVLNARGISELLMFNLWRDGGILTDQEFALSVISVVGVMAVITPLIRLLYDPARRIMPTKRRTIQHSKREAGLRILLCIHNQDNVPTMVNLLEASHATEMSPIGVVAVVLEEVVGRITGMLVSHQTTRSLDPNNARSNQIVSALRQYELYNQTCVTIQPFSIVSPLQTVHDDIFRVAMDESATVIILPFHKHWEIDGSIGSINKCVQSMNVKVLEHAPCSVGILVDRGVLTGQLSILSSQFTYRVAVIYIGGADDAESLWYGARIAGHDNATLTVIRYLLYGCDSARERKHDNSLIDEVRQQNIENQDFVYQEQVVKDGVGLASSLRALENCFDLLIVGRNHQSQILLGLGEWSECPELGVVGDILAAPDFGSTASVLVLQQQRMRGEKLINRVMKQGKESINGCY, encoded by the exons ATGGAACCTACAATGGCAGGAAACATAGCCGAAGGAAACAGAAACATCGTGTGTCAATACAAAGACAACGTTGCCACATTCGGAATCTGGATCACCCGCAATCCATTAAACTTCTCCCTTCCcctcatcctcctccagctcgCCGCCATCTCCCTCGCCTCGTTGCTCATCGAGATCTTCCTCCGCCCCCTCGGCCAGTCCTCCATCGTCGCGCAAATCCTC GGCGGCATATTGTTCGGGCCCTCGGTGCTCGGGCACGACGGCATCATGGGGTCCATCCTGTTCCCGGCCAGAAGCATGCTCACGCTCGAGACCGTGGCCGTGTTCGGCATCATGTTCTTCCTCTTCGCCATCGGGGTGCGCACCGACACGAGGATGATGGTCAGGCCGGAGAGGCAGGCCGTGGTGCTCGGCTTCACGGCCATCTTCGTGACGCTCGTGTTCTCGCTGTGGCTGACGATCTTCCTCGCCACCCACGTCGCCATGGACAAGTCACTCGCCAAGGCCCTCCCCTTCTTCGGGGCCGCCCAGTGCCTCACCGCCTTCGCCAACGTCTCGTGCCTCCTCATCGAGCTCAAGATGGCCAGCTCCGACCTCGGCCGCATCGCTAGCTCCACGGCCATGTTCACCGACCTCGTCGGGATGTGCCTCTTCATCACCATGGCGGGCGTGCTCCAATCCGCCTTCGATGTCAAGAAATCGGTCCAAGCGCTCGGATCGGCCTTCCTCTTCGTCAGCATAATGGTTCTCATCATTAGGCCTCAGATTCTCAAGTTAGTGAAGAAAATCCCCGCAGGGAAGCCATTGGGGCATAACTATGTCTTCACTTGTTTCACTTGCATTCTCATTGTTGGACTCATCACTGAGGTGATCGGGCAGCACTTCATGCTGGGGCCCCTCGTGCTCGGCTTCATCACCCCGGACGGGCCTCCTTTAGGCGCCCCGATGATCTCGAAGCTCGACCTTCCCATCGGGAAGTTCCTCTACCCGACCTTCCTGACCACAAGTGGCATCAAGACAAACATCTTCAGCATCAATCTCCGGAGCTTTGCAATCTTGGCATTTGTCATCACTTCCTGCTGCATCACTAAAATTCTGGCCATCGTGATCGCCTCCAGATTCTGTAACATCGGCCTACAAGACTCCGTCGTCGTCGGCCTCGTATTGAACGCGAGGGGCATCTCCGAGCTCCTCATGTTCAATCTGTGGCGCGACGGCGGGATCCTCACGGATCAGGAGTTCGCCCTCAGCGTGATCTCCGTCGTCGGCGTGATGGCGGTGATCACGCCGCTGATCCGGCTTCTCTATGACCCGGCCCGGCGGATCATGCCCACGAAGCGGAGGACTATCCAGCACTCGAAGCGCGAGGCCGGGCTGCGGATCTTGCTCTGCATCCACAACCAGGATAACGTCCCGACGATGGTCAACCTCCTCGAGGCCTCCCACGCGACCGAGATGAGCCCGATAGGGGTCGTCGCGGTGGTCCTCGAGGAGGTCGTGGGCCGGATCACCGGGATGCTGGTCTCGCACCAGACGACGCGCTCGCTCGACCCGAACAACGCGAGGTCGAACCAGATCGTGAGCGCGCTCCGCCAGTACGAGCTCTACAACCAGACGTGCGTGACCATCCAGCCCTTCAGCATCGTGTCGCCGCTGCAGACGGTGCACGACGACATCTTCCGGGTGGCGATGGACGAGAGCGCGACGGTGATCATCCTCCCCTTCCACAAGCACTGGGAGATCGACGGGTCCATCGGGTCCATCAACAAGTGCGTGCAGAGCATGAACGTGAAGGTGCTCGAGCACGCGCCCTGCTCCGTGGGGATCCTCGTCGACCGGGGGGTCCTCACGGGGCAGCTCTCCATCCTCAGCAGCCAGTTCACGTACCGCGTGGCGGTCATCTACATCGGCGGGGCCGACGACGCCGAGTCCCTCTGGTACGGCGCCCGGATCGCGGGGCACGACAACGCGACGCTGACCGTGATCCGGTACCTCCTCTACGGCTGCGACTCGGCCCGCGAGCGGAAGCACGACAACTCCCTGATCGACGAGGTGAGGCAACAGAACATCGAGAACCAGGACTTCGTTTATCAGGAGCAGGTGGTGAAGGATGGAGTGGGGCTGGCCTCATCCCTCAGGGCGCTCGAGAACTGCTTCGACTTGTTGATCGTGGGGAGGAACCACCAGTCCCAGATACTGCTGGGCCTCGGGGAGTGGAGCGAGTGCCCCGAGCTCGGTGTCGTTGGGGACATACTCGCGGCGCCGGACTTCGGGAGCACGGCATCCGTGCTGGTGCTGCAGCAGCAGAGGATGAGAGGGGAAAAGCTCATTAATCGGGTGATGAAGCAAGGAAAGGAATCCATAAATGGATGTTACTag